The Fusarium poae strain DAOMC 252244 chromosome 2, whole genome shotgun sequence nucleotide sequence TAGAGGTGTGCGGGGTGATGGGGAGGAGGGGGCTgttgtttttctttgttgtaTGGAATAAAGAATACCCCTGGCCTTGTGATAGTTTGTTTAGTGGTGGCTGGTTTTGGATCAGATGTACGCTGCGGGTTGAACCTCGGCCTTTTGGCGTTTCCAGAATTTCCATCCCTTGCGTCTTCTTCCATTCTTGTTCTTATTCTTATACGTCATCTTTTCCGTGTGATGATCATCCTCGAGCTCAAGCCTGTATCGTCGCACACTTCCTGAATCGTCGTCAAACGAGACATGTCTGTTCTCGCGAGACACAAAACAGTCTGGAACGATGTGTTTCAGAACCCAGCCTTTTACACCGCGCGTGGCAGCATCGATGGCGGCGTACTCGAGACGGCGGGTGCGGTCGCTGGTCCAGTAGTGTGTTGTCTGCGGTGGTGGAGAAGGGATTGGCGTGGGTTGAACACGACGATCGGGAACGCTGTCGGCGAGCTGAATGGGGTCTGGCGAGGGGAAGTGGAAGAAGGCGGTGGGTTGCTTTGAGGATTGTTGAGTAGCTGTGTTTGTGCGCACGAGATGGAGTGATTGAGCGCTTGTACGGCTTGCTTGAACGGGGTGCGTCTTTGCTGAGCGACGAAGAGAAGGGCGACGATCTCGGAAGCGAGTTCTGACTCCTGAACCGTTGCTGCTGTTACTGCTTGTATCCCTGGAAGATACATTCGACCATCGACTTGAGGTAGTAGTGTTGGAGGTAGAAGTGCGTCGAGGAGTATTGGACTCGTAGCCAGAATCTTGTCGTTGCATCTTTGCTGTGGGTGGTCGACGTTCCCTCACCCAGTTGTTATCCTTGGTGGGCAGCGGCTGCTGTTGACGCTGAAGCTCATTttgaagttgttgaagaCTGGTGGTATCGTATGTCACGGGTggtcgaggaggaggagacgcAGACTCGAACAACTCGGTGTCTGCAAAGCTGTGGTATGTCGTTCCTGACGCTCGAGACTCGGACCTCTCATCCATCATGAAGCTAGCATCAGACGCTTCGACCCTGTCTTTATCGATAAAGAATACCAAGGTGGGGGTGTAGATAGATAGGaatagaatattaaatcGTTGTTATTGtttaaagaaaagaaaaggaaagaaaaaagaatgtGAGGTCTATGAGAAGATGGAGAGAGAGCTcgctttctctttatttccttcctttcttttAAACGATAGAACAACAAATCTCGGAAAGAATACCCCGTCCCAGCCAAGGTTCTTTTTTCAGGAGGTATTatttttcctcttctctccCCAACAAAACAAGAGGAaaaataacaacaacaaactttctctttctctttctcgcGGTGAGGCGGGAAgcgaaagaagaggaaaaaagGGTTCTCTCGGTTAATAATAACggggagagaaaaagaaggaatGGAGTCAAGACAAGAACAAGCGAAAAGTTGCGGTCTGCAGGAGACGGCGCAGGCGCAGCCAggttcctttttatttagcGATTACAAGAAAACTGAAAGTGAACCAGGACCGGGATAAAGACCCAAATGTCCCAAGTTGAGTTGCAGTTCCCAGGGACCGCTAGCAGGGGGGGAGTTGCAGTAGCTTAAGcgggaaaaaaagagaacaaGACCTGGGCCTTTGGGATTGGGCGGTGAAGATATGCACGATGGCAGATGAGGGATACTCAAGTGGTGTCATGCACCTGAAGAGGTAATAAGTGTGGATAAATATGGTTAATAAGATGAAAGAGCCAAGCAAGATGGATAGGTAATCGAGGTGAAGTGAATATGAGATCTGAATGAATCCCCTGTAGTCCTTCACAATCGAACGATTGACAATCTAGCGGTGCGGTTTTAAATCCCTCTCGGTCGTACTTTACATATAAAAACGGTCAAACGGTTAGTCTAGTCTCATGATTACGGATAGATCGTCCAagcaaaagagaagaagaagaaaaaaaaagaatgtcACCTTATCCCAACAACCACGTTGTGGAGAGTTTTTTTTAGCGCTCTTCAGTTGAGTGGCGTTGACGATCGAACGGAAAAAAGAGGAGTCGTAAAGGCTTATGGGGCCGGTTCGGCTGCGGAGAACGGAGTGAGTAAAATATTACCTAGCGAGAGAAGGATGTCCCATaagcgaaaaaaaaagaagaagaagaagaagaataggAGTTGTTTAATAGGGGAGAGAGAGGATGTGTCATATGACGAGTACAGTTAGTTGATAGATCTACTTGATCTTCACATGTTCAGTTGACttgactggactggactctCAAGACATGGAATGTCTGATATCTGGTCTGTGTGCCTGGGGGTGGCCTAAATTGTCAGTTGTTCATCCAGTCTCGACACCGACAGTCAGTGCTCTTGAGGTAGTAGTGTCAGACCAGGGAAGCTAGAGAAGTGAATCGGCGGGTTACAACGGAACAGAAACCCATAAGCAGTCTATCGATCGTCTCTGCAGGGACCCCCCCACGTAGCGTCGTGCAGAAAGGATTGGTCGATTGGACCATTTTGACTCTTGACTTTTACGCGGCCCGCCTGCGCCTTTTTACCATCGGTTAGGTCCGTGCCTGGGGAGCTACAGAGTATGTGAATGTGTGTTGCAATAAAGGATTGAGTCTGACAATAATCAGTATCGAATCGACAGTCTGTATCAACAGTCAAGTCGAGTTGATCACAGCTTGTCCATCCCACGTGTCAAATGTCAAGTGGGACAGAGGATAGGTACAGGTTTGTACATATGTACAGTCGTCAATGCTGCATAGTCCCGCCCGTCAATAACAAGGCCATGATATGCAAATCATGCACCAGGTTATAGCTGACTTGTACATAATCTCTTCCAGTCTCTCAGGCGGGGTTTCTCTCATGACGATGGATGTCCACCGTCCGTTCTCATTCTCGTGACTCGAGCCAAGTCAAGTTAAGCGCTTGTCCTTTAATCGCGGGGATGATCCCAGCGTCTCTGAGACACTAAACCCCCTCATTTACAAACGCTCAGATAAATTTAGTGGCAGAACATTTAGTGGACAGACAGACACCCAGTAAATACTTAACTTGATGAAAGCCGGCTCTTCCCGTCGGACCGGCTTTTTGTTGCCCAAGACCGCTGATATGACGCGTTTTGCAGATATCGCCATCATGAGAagaatttactatatttaaataatagaGAAAAAGGACTCGTCATTTTTTGGCGACAAACTGGGGAACCTTTTGGACGGCAATGATAGGGTACCCCAGATAATAATACAAGAGGGGTCTTTAATTGACAGATGGTACCTGTCTTGATTGAGTCCATCACAAGATTCATCTCAAAACATGTGAAATCGGTGATAGAAATACCAGCCGAGGGCAGAGAGTCTAATGCATGACTTGATGTGGCAGCCGTCTTGTTCACCTGATACCTCCAACTAAAAACTAAGCTTGTATTGGAGGTGTGCCACGCCGCCCAGGCACGGAATTGAAGCCACCTACGGAACTGTGCCTCATTCTCCTGCAAGGTTATCTCTAGccgtttctttttccttcgaGATTTTCGAACTGGATTGCAGTATACATACACTCTATAAAGCAAGTGAAGATTGTTCCTTGAGACATCATGATGATTACATTACATTGAATCACTATAAAAGACGATACCCGACATCGGAGACGATTAGCGTCGTATTGGATTGCGAAAATTCTACTTTACTGTCGATTCACATGCCTCACGATGTGACGCTACTTGATGCACCTTGACGATCATCAAGTCAGGTGCTGGGACAGTCAAACAGTGATAGGATGGTGAGTGTTTGAAGGGTAAATAACAGAAATGCCAGAGTTGCAGGTTGTGAGTATCCGTGGGgggacaagacaaggaaccTGAGACATGCTGCTGTAGGGTGAGTTGTCGACGTCGCTCATTACCTTGGCTGGACCAATATTGATGCCATATGCCGGTAGAATTGCCAAGTCTAGAATTGAGGCTCTCGATTTGACGGTCGGGAAGTGTCAATGCGTATCGCTGTACATGAAGCTTACCCACTAAAATATACAGGTAGTGAGTGATATGACACCTTTGTTTATGATGACAGTAATGGAAGATACGTTGCAGCCTTACACCGGTCTTTAGATCATAGACATGCCTAATCACACTGAAACAATTGCAGTTCTCAATTTTGGGTAGTTATCTGATTCATTCTCGAGTAGTCTCGTTATCAGTGGCCGCTGGTCGCAAAGATACTATTGATCATATCTGTTTTGACCAGAAACACAACTACTGAAGCTTGAACCGCAGAGATAAAAACATGCAACTGCAGTTTGTCGCTCATTTCACATATCATTGTTAATCAATAGGTAAATTGTTTAAAACTGAGTGCAACAAGATAAAAGTCATCATCTAAATACTCGTGTGGAATTGTCATAACTTCATTTGCATCGAGGTATAGGGTGAGCTCCACCCAAAAATAGCATCATTCAGACAGAGCTGACCAAAACAAAGTTTAGATGAGGCTGGGGTAATCTCTAGGGAAAGTGTTCTAACCCAAATCATCGACAAAAGGTCGATTCCCGTCTCGACTTTTTGATGGATGCGTCCATTTGAGCAAGATTCAGCCAATTAATAGTTCGGATGACCCGGAAATGTTATATAACGTAATCACAATCTTGTCCCTCTTCATTCCAGCACGAACAGATAGAATCTCACTCTTTTAatcttccatcatcttttcttttaaCGATGTTATGGACTTGTTAAAGAGACACGGAGATCACGGACATGGCCATGAAGAGAAGCATGGTCACGGACATCAGAGTGAAGATGGACTGAGACAGCACTTCCTTGCATGCCTTTACTGGTACGTCCTTGCGACACTGCTGATAATAGGTTCTGTCTCACATTTGGTCTCACTCTTTGTTGCTAAACAAAGGTAAGTGGTGACACAATCACATgctaaacaaacaaacactCTGACACCAACAGACTAAAGAGGAGGGATTTGGGGGTCAGTTCAGATACGGCAATTGAGAAATGGATCGATACACCAAAGAATATTGCTTCGAGAGTAATTGGGCCGCTGCGCAAGACCATTGTTGTTGTGGCGTATGCTGCTTTTATCGCCCTTCTCATCACCTACAAGTCAATTAAGCATGATGGCAATTTTCACGAGCGCATCGCTTTTCGCGCAGCATGGATTACAGCGACACAGACTTCTTTGCCGTTTCTTCTAGCAGTGCGCGTCAATCCAATCGGTCTTTTACTAGGAACTTCATACGAGAGGATCAACTGGTTTCACCGATGGGCATCAAGAATCTTCTTCGCTAGCGCCACCATCCACGGAGGCTTTTTTACGTACGAATGGCTCGTGGCCGACTTCTTCTGGACCGAGATCAAAACAGTCAAAATGGTTCTCCCTGGTATTGCAGCATGGTTCATACTCGCCTGGACCGTCGTCTCAACAATCCCCTTCTTCCGTCG carries:
- a CDS encoding hypothetical protein (BUSCO:50084at5125) encodes the protein MDERSESRASGTTYHSFADTELFESASPPPRPPVTYDTTSLQQLQNELQRQQQPLPTKDNNWVRERRPPTAKMQRQDSGYESNTPRRTSTSNTTTSSRWSNVSSRDTSSNSSNGSGVRTRFRDRRPSLRRSAKTHPVQASRTSAQSLHLVRTNTATQQSSKQPTAFFHFPSPDPIQLADSVPDRRVQPTPIPSPPPQTTHYWTSDRTRRLEYAAIDAATRGVKGWVLKHIVPDCFVSRENRHVSFDDDSGSVRRYRLELEDDHHTEKMTYKNKNKNGRRRKGWKFWKRQKAEVQPAAYI